The proteins below come from a single Mucilaginibacter mali genomic window:
- a CDS encoding family 6 glucosyltransferase has translation MIGILYICTGKYDIFWKKFYTSAEKYFLPGHKKIYFVFTDASRIYAEEKPNIKKIYQETLGWPYNTLLRFEMFLKAEEYLQQCGYLFYLNANIVFTDTVSDDILPANGNEGLLVVKHPGYWDKTNDVFPYDRNPDSLASIASGQGQYYFMGGFNGGQTDAYLQLIKTLKNNIRTDLDKGVIALWHDESHLNKYMLDRNPKILSPAYGYAEGFDLPFEPKVLILKKEKYGGHDYLRNISAKKKKRSVMQRFKNLVHILRTGNK, from the coding sequence ATGATCGGCATACTTTACATCTGCACCGGCAAATACGATATCTTTTGGAAGAAGTTCTATACTTCAGCCGAAAAGTATTTTTTACCCGGCCACAAAAAAATTTATTTTGTTTTTACAGATGCCAGCCGCATCTACGCTGAAGAAAAACCGAATATTAAAAAAATATACCAGGAAACCTTGGGTTGGCCATACAACACTTTGCTAAGGTTCGAGATGTTCCTGAAAGCGGAAGAATACCTGCAGCAATGCGGTTACCTTTTTTACCTGAATGCCAACATTGTTTTTACCGATACCGTAAGTGATGATATACTACCGGCAAACGGCAACGAAGGCTTGCTTGTAGTAAAACACCCGGGTTACTGGGATAAAACAAACGACGTTTTTCCATATGACAGAAATCCGGATTCGTTGGCATCTATCGCCAGCGGACAGGGACAATATTACTTTATGGGCGGCTTTAACGGTGGCCAAACCGATGCTTACCTGCAATTGATCAAAACCTTAAAAAACAATATCCGCACCGATCTGGATAAAGGCGTGATAGCGCTATGGCATGATGAATCGCATCTGAACAAATACATGCTGGATCGTAATCCAAAGATATTATCCCCCGCTTATGGATACGCGGAAGGCTTTGACCTGCCATTTGAACCTAAGGTGCTTATTTTAAAAAAGGAAAAATACGGCGGGCACGATTACCTGAGGAATATATCGGCTAAAAAGAAAAAACGTAGTGTCATGCAACGCTTTAAAAATTTGGTACACATTCTTCGTACCGGGAACAAATGA
- a CDS encoding acyltransferase: MQIINNWLTKIMNRLMLLHEKNRLKVIYQNADITGTEHLNIEEYFTANLPNGNFSIKFGPYVHFKKYCHILLFAGAELIIDENVFFNNYCSVNCLERIHIGKNTMFGEGVKIYDHNHAHSYTNGELVVEKSHFKTAPVSIGSNCWIGSNVTILKGVTIGNNVIIGANNLIYQSIPTNTVVKANAAYTIQTPDLR, encoded by the coding sequence ATGCAAATAATAAATAACTGGCTAACAAAGATCATGAACCGGCTGATGCTGTTGCATGAAAAAAACCGGCTGAAGGTTATTTATCAAAACGCCGATATCACTGGTACAGAGCACCTGAACATTGAAGAATACTTTACGGCCAACCTGCCCAACGGTAATTTTTCCATCAAATTTGGGCCTTATGTTCACTTTAAAAAGTACTGCCATATCCTTTTATTCGCTGGGGCGGAATTAATTATTGATGAAAACGTATTCTTCAACAATTACTGTTCGGTTAATTGTCTTGAAAGGATACATATTGGTAAAAACACCATGTTTGGCGAGGGCGTAAAAATATACGATCATAATCATGCGCACAGTTATACCAACGGGGAACTGGTAGTTGAGAAAAGCCATTTTAAAACCGCGCCGGTAAGCATTGGCAGCAACTGCTGGATAGGCAGTAATGTTACCATATTGAAAGGCGTAACCATTGGCAATAACGTTATCATCGGTGCAAACAACCTAATTTACCAGTCTATTCCCACAAATACGGTTGTTAAAGCAAACGCCGCTTATACCATCCAAACCCCAGACTTGCGTTGA
- a CDS encoding ABC transporter permease, which translates to MTPPRHENWDMEITPHNNIFDLKLKDVWHYRDLLFLLVHRDFVSFYKQTILGPLWFFIQPLFTTLIYTFVFGSLAGISTDGLPQPLFYMAGITAWNYFADCLTKTSSVFTTNSGLFGKVYFPRLIVPLSIVASNLIRFGVQMLLFFIIMGVYWYKGAVFHPNIYLLLFPVLLLLMAMLGLGLGMIISAMTTKYRDLTFLITFGIQLMMYLTTVVYPLSEVKKKFPHYQWLVEYNPMTPLIEAFRYAFLGQGTFTLASLGITAISTTAILLIGIVIFNRVERNFIDTV; encoded by the coding sequence ATGACACCCCCCCGGCACGAAAACTGGGATATGGAAATAACCCCGCATAATAACATCTTCGACCTGAAGCTGAAAGATGTATGGCATTACCGCGATCTGTTATTTCTATTAGTGCATCGCGATTTTGTTTCCTTTTACAAGCAAACCATCCTTGGGCCATTGTGGTTTTTTATCCAGCCTTTGTTCACCACACTTATTTATACTTTTGTATTCGGCAGCCTGGCCGGTATCTCAACAGATGGCCTGCCACAGCCACTATTTTATATGGCCGGCATAACCGCATGGAACTACTTTGCCGATTGCCTTACTAAAACATCGTCGGTATTCACCACCAACTCCGGCTTGTTTGGCAAGGTTTACTTCCCGCGGCTTATTGTTCCGTTAAGCATTGTTGCCTCAAACCTTATCCGTTTTGGGGTACAAATGCTGCTGTTCTTTATCATTATGGGTGTTTATTGGTATAAAGGGGCAGTTTTTCATCCCAATATATACCTGTTATTGTTCCCGGTATTACTACTATTAATGGCAATGCTTGGTTTGGGCCTGGGTATGATCATATCGGCCATGACCACCAAGTACCGCGATCTTACCTTTCTTATCACCTTTGGTATACAATTGATGATGTACCTTACTACGGTGGTTTACCCGCTATCGGAAGTGAAGAAAAAATTTCCGCATTACCAGTGGCTGGTGGAATATAACCCCATGACACCTTTGATCGAAGCATTCAGGTATGCCTTTTTGGGCCAGGGCACCTTTACATTGGCATCGCTTGGAATCACCGCTATTTCAACCACCGCCATCCTGCTGATAGGCATTGTGATATTTAACCGGGTAGAACGCAATTTTATAGATACTGTTTAA
- a CDS encoding UpxY family transcription antiterminator: MALGLNTNLLQWYPVYTNPRAEKKAYEALIKKGITTYLPLRKTLKQWSDRKKWVDEPFIKSYLFVHIKPGQQTDVLMTKGIARFIYFAGKVAAMPDRQIDDLKLVLASALDVEVTEEDLQPGERVRIKAGPLKDLNGEVVAYRNQKQLALRFESIGCSVIVYVGASLIERI, from the coding sequence ATGGCTTTAGGGCTAAATACAAATTTGTTGCAGTGGTACCCAGTTTATACAAACCCCCGTGCCGAAAAGAAAGCGTATGAGGCACTCATAAAAAAAGGGATAACAACTTATTTGCCTTTACGCAAAACGCTGAAGCAATGGAGCGACCGAAAAAAATGGGTGGATGAGCCCTTTATAAAATCGTACCTGTTTGTGCATATTAAACCAGGCCAGCAAACCGATGTGCTAATGACCAAAGGTATAGCCCGGTTTATCTATTTCGCCGGCAAAGTAGCAGCTATGCCCGACAGGCAGATTGACGATTTAAAGCTGGTGCTGGCCAGCGCGCTTGATGTTGAGGTAACCGAAGAAGACCTGCAACCCGGCGAACGGGTTCGTATTAAGGCAGGCCCCTTAAAAGACCTTAATGGAGAAGTGGTTGCTTATCGCAACCAAAAACAATTAGCGTTACGTTTTGAAAGTATTGGCTGCTCCGTGATCGTATATGTCGGGGCATCACTAATAGAAAGGATCTGA
- the asnB gene encoding asparagine synthase (glutamine-hydrolyzing) — protein sequence MLKTRVMCQVLAHGGPDDEGFYQSETQGLVFGHRRLAIIDLTANGHQPMANAGKDVWITFNGEIYNYPELRQELLNLGASFHSDTDTEVIIQAYMHWGTDAFIRLRGMFAFALHHAAQNATYLVRDSAGIKPLYYHISNSQLSFASEVKALKDAGLATETDENWPIRFLAFGHIPEPYTTQKDVFSLPKGHYLQWDHTNSSHHITPFYFTDAGNTPICDATEARKNINTVFDKTIQRQLLADAPIGVFLSGGIDSSIITLLAHRYKKNELETVSIFFDEQAYNERAYQDIVVNKTGTGNHQHLVRQRDFEAALPDIINSMDMPTTDGINSWFISKYARQNGLKAVLSGLGADELFGGYPSFRRIKYLKYFKLIPAPVLRLAAILSVGRFKRFELLTYDHPLADYLFLRGLFTPAEIAPILGVSKQSVVNTLFSDPVHLTGLTDTQKAAWFETNLYMQNQLLRDTDVMSMAHGLEVRVPFLDEDFLQTVNSISSDTRFDNSKPKSLLIDSYTNLLPKEIWDRPKMGFSFPLQQWMHEHREIGNVNFYKGRHTRKLIGRFRDNDVHWSKAFALYQLQSHEVIEEQAKPKKIMLLTLQTFSATGGIQKMSRTMAWAMQQIADTKRWKFSLWSGYDNNNDLTGDYTREANFKGFNKRRGWFALDATVKSIQSDVVVLSHINLALIGWLAKIFNPKCRVWLVAHGIEVWRPLSLMKRMLLKRCDKVVCVSHFTRKKVIDMHKVDPAKCIVLNNALDPSIRLPTSFNKPAYLLARYGLAENSKVIFTLTRLASTEQYKGYEQVIRAVSALKKQFPDVKYILSGKYDAAEDKRIRQLIDTYDVAGQVIVTGFIDEAELEDHFLLADLFVLPSKKEGFGIVFIEALACGLPVVCGNEDGSLDAIRNGELGKAINVDNLTELEDAITEYLNVPLTPADRFNLQSKCLAYFNTIDYKNALEKMLI from the coding sequence ATGCTAAAGACCCGCGTTATGTGCCAGGTTTTGGCGCATGGCGGGCCTGATGACGAGGGCTTTTATCAGTCTGAAACACAAGGGCTGGTGTTCGGGCACCGCAGGCTGGCTATTATCGACCTGACAGCAAACGGGCACCAACCCATGGCTAATGCCGGCAAGGATGTATGGATAACATTTAACGGCGAAATTTATAATTATCCTGAACTAAGGCAGGAGTTATTAAACCTGGGCGCAAGCTTCCACTCGGATACCGACACCGAGGTGATCATACAGGCCTACATGCATTGGGGTACAGATGCTTTTATAAGATTACGGGGTATGTTTGCTTTTGCATTACACCATGCCGCACAAAACGCAACTTATCTTGTGCGTGATTCGGCAGGCATAAAGCCCTTATATTATCATATCAGTAATAGCCAGCTAAGCTTTGCATCAGAGGTTAAAGCGCTAAAGGATGCAGGGTTAGCGACAGAAACTGATGAAAACTGGCCGATACGTTTTTTGGCGTTCGGGCATATCCCCGAACCTTATACCACTCAAAAAGATGTATTTAGCTTGCCTAAGGGGCATTATTTACAGTGGGACCATACAAATTCAAGCCATCATATAACGCCTTTTTATTTTACCGATGCCGGTAATACCCCAATATGTGATGCCACTGAAGCCCGAAAAAATATCAATACAGTATTTGATAAAACCATACAAAGACAGTTATTGGCTGATGCACCCATCGGTGTATTTTTAAGCGGAGGCATCGATTCGAGTATTATCACACTGCTGGCGCATCGTTACAAAAAAAACGAACTGGAAACCGTATCGATATTTTTTGACGAACAAGCGTATAACGAGCGTGCTTACCAGGATATTGTTGTTAATAAAACCGGCACGGGTAATCACCAACACCTGGTAAGGCAAAGGGATTTTGAAGCAGCGCTGCCCGATATCATCAACAGCATGGATATGCCCACGACTGATGGTATTAACAGTTGGTTTATTAGCAAATACGCCCGGCAAAATGGGCTAAAGGCCGTATTATCGGGCCTTGGCGCCGATGAGTTGTTTGGCGGTTATCCGTCATTCAGGCGTATTAAGTACCTCAAGTATTTTAAGCTGATCCCCGCTCCTGTACTCCGTCTCGCTGCTATACTAAGCGTGGGGCGTTTTAAGCGGTTTGAGCTATTAACTTACGATCATCCACTGGCCGATTATCTTTTTTTACGTGGATTGTTTACCCCTGCCGAAATAGCTCCAATTTTAGGTGTAAGTAAACAATCGGTAGTAAATACGCTGTTCTCAGATCCGGTGCATTTAACCGGGCTTACCGATACACAAAAAGCTGCATGGTTTGAAACAAACCTATACATGCAAAATCAACTGCTGCGCGATACGGATGTAATGAGTATGGCACACGGACTGGAAGTACGGGTACCATTTTTGGATGAAGATTTTTTACAAACAGTTAATTCCATCAGCTCTGATACCAGGTTTGATAACAGCAAGCCCAAAAGCTTATTAATTGATAGCTATACCAATTTGTTGCCAAAAGAGATATGGGACAGGCCTAAGATGGGCTTCAGCTTCCCGCTGCAACAATGGATGCATGAGCACCGGGAAATTGGCAATGTTAATTTTTATAAAGGCAGGCATACCCGTAAACTGATCGGGCGTTTTAGAGATAACGATGTGCATTGGTCAAAGGCGTTTGCCTTGTATCAATTACAATCGCATGAGGTTATTGAAGAGCAAGCTAAGCCAAAAAAAATCATGCTGCTTACCTTACAAACTTTTAGCGCGACAGGTGGCATACAAAAAATGAGCCGTACCATGGCCTGGGCTATGCAGCAAATAGCCGATACCAAACGCTGGAAGTTTAGCTTATGGTCGGGCTATGATAACAATAACGATCTGACCGGAGATTATACCCGGGAAGCAAACTTTAAAGGTTTCAATAAACGCCGGGGCTGGTTCGCGCTTGACGCGACTGTAAAAAGCATACAAAGTGATGTAGTAGTGCTTAGCCACATTAACCTGGCCCTGATTGGCTGGCTGGCCAAAATATTTAATCCCAAATGCCGGGTTTGGCTTGTAGCGCATGGTATTGAAGTGTGGCGCCCACTTAGTTTAATGAAGCGGATGCTATTAAAACGATGCGATAAAGTGGTTTGTGTAAGCCACTTCACCCGGAAGAAGGTGATTGACATGCATAAGGTTGATCCGGCTAAATGCATCGTCTTGAATAACGCGCTCGATCCATCTATCCGGCTCCCCACCAGTTTTAATAAACCTGCTTATCTGTTAGCTCGTTATGGGCTGGCAGAAAACAGCAAAGTGATTTTCACGCTTACAAGGCTGGCATCAACCGAGCAATATAAAGGTTACGAACAGGTGATCAGGGCAGTAAGCGCGCTAAAAAAACAATTCCCTGATGTAAAATACATCCTGTCGGGAAAGTATGATGCTGCCGAAGATAAACGTATCAGGCAACTGATCGATACTTATGATGTTGCCGGTCAGGTGATCGTAACTGGTTTTATTGATGAAGCCGAGCTGGAGGATCATTTCCTGCTGGCCGACCTGTTTGTGCTGCCCAGTAAAAAAGAAGGGTTCGGCATTGTGTTTATCGAGGCTTTGGCCTGCGGGTTGCCGGTAGTTTGCGGTAACGAAGATGGTAGCCTGGATGCCATTCGCAATGGCGAATTGGGCAAAGCTATTAATGTGGATAATTTAACCGAACTTGAGGACGCCATTACCGAATATTTGAATGTGCCGCTGACACCTGCCGACAGGTTTAACCTGCAAAGCAAATGCCTGGCGTATTTTAATACCATAGATTATAAAAACGCTTTAGAAAAAATGCTGATATGA
- a CDS encoding glycosyltransferase family 4 protein yields the protein MTAAKQYKALFISHEAYRTGAPIVLLHLLKWLKKNTALQLDILLLNDGPLKPEFKAIGKTYVVQEIADRYSYPNRIKKKLFNSPVDPVEKVTAKLAANGYDVVYGNTALSLPWLGTFKTAHHTKTICCIHELSYALNHCFSYDYLSQNLPPIDQIIAVSGAVKENLLNTYGLKDEQVALQYEFIDTAATVNDKAPPLTADNNTFIIGSGGTPEWRKGADLMVPLAQKLMVQYPDLDFKIAWLGADDENNYGKMIRFDAQKCGVSDKLLFIPPSNNPLDAIKQFDVFVVFSREDPFPLIALEAAFLSKPLIAFENSGGIPELVEQGAGLLAPYLDIDALSRHIHQLYTDEQLKHQFGSRGRELILSKYNTDVIAPNIYKLISGLAEKQVS from the coding sequence TTGACGGCTGCAAAGCAATATAAAGCACTATTCATCAGTCACGAAGCCTACCGCACCGGTGCTCCGATAGTGTTGTTGCATCTGCTGAAATGGTTGAAAAAGAATACAGCCTTGCAATTAGATATACTGCTATTGAACGATGGACCGCTAAAACCCGAATTTAAGGCAATAGGCAAAACCTACGTGGTGCAGGAAATAGCCGATCGGTACAGCTATCCCAATCGTATCAAAAAGAAACTTTTTAATTCACCGGTAGATCCTGTTGAAAAGGTAACCGCTAAGCTTGCCGCAAACGGCTATGATGTGGTTTATGGCAATACCGCACTCAGTTTGCCATGGCTCGGCACGTTTAAAACAGCGCATCATACTAAAACCATTTGCTGCATACACGAATTATCGTACGCGCTAAACCATTGTTTTAGCTACGATTATTTATCGCAGAATTTGCCCCCGATCGATCAGATCATCGCCGTATCGGGGGCTGTAAAGGAGAACTTGCTAAATACCTACGGATTAAAAGATGAGCAAGTAGCGTTGCAATATGAGTTTATCGATACTGCCGCGACAGTAAATGATAAAGCCCCACCCCTAACTGCTGATAATAACACCTTCATCATTGGCTCGGGCGGAACGCCTGAATGGCGGAAAGGGGCCGATTTGATGGTACCCTTAGCGCAAAAATTAATGGTACAATACCCCGACCTGGATTTTAAAATTGCCTGGCTGGGTGCCGACGACGAGAATAACTACGGCAAAATGATCCGTTTTGATGCGCAGAAGTGTGGCGTATCTGATAAGCTGCTGTTCATCCCGCCAAGCAATAATCCACTGGACGCAATTAAGCAGTTTGACGTTTTTGTAGTGTTTTCGCGCGAGGATCCGTTTCCGCTCATCGCGCTGGAAGCCGCTTTTTTAAGCAAGCCCCTCATTGCGTTTGAAAACAGTGGCGGTATACCCGAATTAGTAGAACAGGGCGCGGGATTGCTGGCCCCCTATCTTGATATCGACGCGCTTAGCCGACATATACATCAGTTATATACCGATGAGCAATTAAAACACCAATTTGGATCGCGTGGCCGGGAATTGATATTGAGCAAATATAATACAGATGTGATAGCACCAAATATTTACAAGCTAATAAGCGGATTGGCAGAAAAACAGGTATCGTGA
- a CDS encoding alpha-1,2-fucosyltransferase, which yields MFQYAFGLSLSHKLNCRLYLDNAVFGQTDHDMALRNYELDIFSKDIELADEKQIGKFLRPGNLQRLLNKTGINNTTVYREKSLRFHSEVFTVKPPAYFEGFWQTEKYFNAERVRQAFRFNRPLNHQSAEIATEISQQVNPVSMHIRRGDYVSSKTTNELHGLCSINYYKKATTLINEQLADPHFYIFSDDPEWVGQNLLPCLKNATLVHHNPGADSWQDMALMNKCKHHIIANSSFSWWGAWLSAGNEKTVIAPKNWFAKPSAYFDDADIVPSNWIKLPND from the coding sequence ATGTTTCAGTATGCTTTCGGCTTATCGTTATCACATAAATTAAATTGCAGGTTATATTTAGATAATGCCGTCTTCGGGCAAACAGATCACGATATGGCATTAAGAAATTACGAATTGGATATTTTCAGCAAGGACATAGAACTCGCTGATGAAAAACAGATCGGCAAATTTCTCCGCCCCGGTAACTTGCAAAGGCTGCTTAATAAAACCGGCATTAATAATACTACCGTTTATCGTGAAAAATCCTTACGTTTTCATAGTGAGGTTTTCACAGTAAAGCCTCCTGCATATTTCGAGGGCTTTTGGCAAACAGAGAAATATTTTAATGCAGAGCGGGTGAGACAGGCGTTCCGTTTCAACCGGCCGCTTAATCATCAATCAGCGGAAATAGCTACAGAAATTTCACAGCAAGTTAATCCGGTAAGCATGCACATTCGCCGGGGTGATTATGTGAGTTCAAAAACGACTAACGAATTACATGGATTATGTTCCATCAACTACTATAAAAAAGCCACTACATTGATAAACGAGCAGCTGGCCGATCCGCATTTTTATATCTTTTCTGATGATCCGGAATGGGTTGGGCAAAACCTGCTCCCCTGCCTTAAAAATGCCACGCTGGTACACCATAACCCGGGTGCAGATAGCTGGCAGGATATGGCATTGATGAACAAATGCAAACATCACATTATAGCCAACAGCAGCTTCAGCTGGTGGGGGGCCTGGCTAAGTGCCGGTAATGAAAAGACAGTGATCGCACCCAAAAACTGGTTCGCCAAACCGTCCGCTTACTTTGATGATGCCGATATTGTGCCGTCAAACTGGATAAAGCTGCCGAATGACTAA
- a CDS encoding ABC transporter ATP-binding protein, which yields MPPVIKAQHLSKAYQLGEIGTGTISRDLERFWAKMRGKEDPFLKIGETNNREVTSSSDVVWSLNDLSFEIEQGDAVGIIGRNGAGKSTLLKILSRVTAPTSGSVKVKGRIASLLEVGTGFHPDLTGRENIYLNGAILGMRKAEIKRKFDEIVDFSGVERYIDTPVKRYSSGMYVRLAFAVAAHLESEIMIVDEVLAVGDAEFQRKCLGKMDDVSKGEGRTVLFVSHNMTALSNICDTGLLLENGLLTLTGSVDTVIKSYLQKQNRQDNHHFTWVDNEGIVPGVARFICADIKKTGNDSYGENIFTLDSALALSIEFSIDAGLHSVNIGIEVFNPEGLCVFKLASPSFTTQGKYRAKCTIPANLLNDNTYNINVYLIKDRSVVLAGFNRIIQFEIQEILRDENWHSKWIGIIRPQIPVNIELI from the coding sequence ATGCCGCCAGTAATTAAAGCCCAACATCTATCCAAAGCTTACCAGTTAGGCGAAATTGGCACCGGCACAATATCGCGTGACCTGGAGCGTTTTTGGGCGAAAATGCGGGGTAAGGAGGATCCGTTTTTAAAGATCGGCGAAACCAATAATCGCGAAGTAACCAGCAGCAGCGATGTGGTATGGAGCCTGAACGACCTGAGCTTTGAAATTGAACAGGGCGACGCGGTAGGTATTATTGGCCGCAACGGCGCAGGCAAAAGCACCTTGCTCAAAATATTGAGCAGGGTTACGGCACCAACAAGCGGATCGGTAAAAGTAAAGGGCCGCATTGCCAGTTTGCTGGAAGTAGGCACCGGCTTCCACCCCGACCTTACGGGTCGGGAGAACATCTATCTGAACGGGGCCATATTAGGCATGCGTAAAGCCGAAATTAAACGCAAGTTTGACGAGATAGTAGATTTTTCGGGCGTGGAGCGATACATCGATACCCCGGTAAAACGATACTCGTCTGGCATGTATGTGCGGCTGGCCTTCGCTGTGGCGGCGCATTTGGAAAGCGAGATCATGATTGTTGACGAGGTGTTGGCCGTTGGTGATGCTGAATTCCAAAGAAAATGCCTGGGCAAAATGGACGATGTAAGCAAAGGCGAGGGCCGTACAGTTTTATTTGTAAGTCACAATATGACGGCTTTATCAAATATTTGCGATACCGGTTTATTACTGGAAAATGGCCTGCTTACTTTAACCGGAAGCGTAGATACTGTTATTAAAAGTTACTTACAGAAACAAAACAGGCAGGATAATCATCACTTTACATGGGTTGATAATGAAGGCATAGTACCGGGAGTTGCCCGGTTTATTTGTGCTGATATTAAAAAAACGGGAAATGATAGTTACGGGGAAAACATATTTACGCTGGACAGCGCATTGGCGCTAAGCATCGAATTTTCAATCGATGCCGGGCTGCACAGTGTTAATATCGGCATAGAAGTTTTCAACCCCGAAGGCTTATGTGTATTTAAACTGGCCTCGCCATCATTTACCACGCAAGGAAAATACCGCGCAAAATGCACTATCCCGGCAAACCTGTTAAACGATAATACTTACAATATAAACGTTTATTTGATAAAAGACCGCAGCGTGGTTTTGGCTGGCTTTAATAGGATCATTCAGTTTGAGATACAGGAAATATTACGCGATGAAAATTGGCACAGCAAATGGATAGGCATTATAAGGCCGCAGATACCTGTTAATATAGAGCTGATATGA
- a CDS encoding class I SAM-dependent methyltransferase, whose protein sequence is MNIVPQEYWDAGYENIAIRKASDTDPISQVIRAYIPPAQPNGHAFEIGCYPAQFLCVLGDMGYTLNGVDATPRVAALPVALANLGYTTGKFENNRFEDLDKVKYDVVASFGFIEHFTNWPAVIKAHTEFLKPGGYLIITTPNFKGLFQYLYHRLVDNPNLERHVVSSMSPRKWKKQLERAGMTVIASGYTGNFFWDEAQRNSIFYRVVKRAFTRIFKLVNSIAPNHPSIGSYCYIVAKSK, encoded by the coding sequence ATGAATATTGTCCCGCAGGAATATTGGGATGCCGGCTATGAAAATATTGCTATACGCAAGGCCAGCGATACCGACCCAATATCACAGGTGATCAGGGCTTACATCCCCCCGGCCCAACCCAACGGTCATGCATTTGAAATAGGTTGTTACCCAGCACAATTTCTATGTGTTTTAGGCGACATGGGGTACACCCTTAACGGTGTTGATGCTACCCCCCGTGTGGCAGCCTTACCAGTGGCCCTTGCTAATTTGGGTTATACAACCGGTAAATTCGAGAACAACAGGTTTGAGGATCTTGACAAGGTAAAATATGATGTGGTGGCATCCTTCGGGTTCATTGAGCATTTTACCAATTGGCCCGCGGTTATCAAAGCGCATACCGAGTTTTTGAAACCTGGTGGATATTTAATTATCACTACCCCTAATTTCAAAGGTTTGTTTCAATACTTATATCACAGGCTTGTAGATAACCCAAACCTGGAAAGGCACGTAGTGAGCAGCATGTCGCCGCGCAAGTGGAAGAAGCAATTAGAACGTGCCGGTATGACAGTCATCGCATCAGGCTATACCGGTAATTTTTTTTGGGATGAGGCGCAACGAAACAGTATATTTTACCGCGTTGTTAAGAGAGCTTTTACCCGGATATTTAAACTGGTAAACAGTATCGCTCCAAACCACCCATCTATTGGATCCTATTGCTATATCGTGGCAAAAAGTAAATGA
- a CDS encoding glycosyltransferase family 2 protein produces the protein MTKPLISVIMPAFNAEKHMAESVETVINQTYQNWELIIVNDGSTDSTGAIAQQYALADKRIKLINQQNKKLSAARNTGIKASTGDWIAFLDADDLWVTDKLEKQIDIINTNPDIGLVFSDGYIFNDGDMNTDFPYGAVSGRFTGVQMYKRLYQGNYVPILSVLVKKTHLDKAGWQDEQFVACQDWDYWLRLAGNDVIFYGMPDRLFYYRRHGNNMSNDSNLMDLEKSVVFVKNFNRELFDAPALKNLKSFLNITICKLIGESKIKEALYLISKPDGLWKKMAQNIVRFLINNLKKNANYPVRLAFKTENLFA, from the coding sequence ATGACTAAACCATTGATATCCGTTATTATGCCCGCGTTTAACGCTGAAAAACATATGGCAGAATCGGTTGAAACAGTAATTAACCAAACTTACCAAAACTGGGAACTGATCATTGTTAACGATGGTTCTACTGATAGCACCGGGGCTATTGCCCAGCAATATGCCCTTGCAGATAAAAGGATAAAGCTGATCAATCAACAAAACAAAAAACTGAGCGCGGCCCGTAACACCGGCATAAAGGCATCTACCGGTGATTGGATAGCATTTTTAGATGCAGATGACCTGTGGGTAACTGATAAGTTGGAAAAGCAAATTGATATTATAAATACCAATCCAGATATCGGGCTGGTATTTTCTGACGGGTATATATTTAACGATGGCGATATGAATACCGATTTTCCATATGGCGCTGTATCCGGGCGCTTTACGGGGGTTCAGATGTATAAACGCTTGTATCAGGGCAACTATGTGCCTATCTTATCTGTGTTAGTAAAAAAAACGCATTTAGATAAAGCCGGCTGGCAGGATGAGCAATTTGTAGCCTGCCAGGATTGGGATTACTGGCTGCGGCTGGCAGGCAACGATGTGATATTTTATGGTATGCCCGACCGGCTATTCTATTACAGGCGGCATGGCAATAATATGTCGAACGATAGCAACCTGATGGATTTAGAAAAATCGGTGGTATTTGTAAAGAACTTTAACAGGGAATTATTTGATGCCCCAGCGTTGAAAAACCTGAAAAGCTTTCTTAATATTACTATTTGTAAACTGATTGGTGAAAGTAAAATTAAGGAAGCCCTGTATCTGATCAGCAAACCGGATGGACTTTGGAAGAAAATGGCTCAAAACATTGTCCGCTTTTTGATAAACAACTTAAAGAAAAACGCAAACTACCCGGTACGGCTTGCTTTTAAGACCGAAAATTTATTCGCTTAG